The proteins below come from a single Bombus fervidus isolate BK054 chromosome 15, iyBomFerv1, whole genome shotgun sequence genomic window:
- the LOC139995324 gene encoding vesicle-fusing ATPase 1-like isoform X1, translating to MKAIRCPTDELSITNCAIINPDDFPDDVRHIEVTTAPNHHFVFTIKRHHEVPRGTVGFSLLQRKWATLSLNQEIEVRPYHFNPTSSTECLCTIVLEADFLQKKSTTLEPYNTDEMAKDFLLQFSGQAFTVGQQLVFQFKDKRMLGLVVKSLEAADISAISSGQNTVSKKTQMGRCLGDTVIQFEKAENSNVNLIGKAKGKVIRQSIINPDWDFQKMGIGGLDNEFSAIFRRAFASRVFPPEIVTQLGCKHVKGILLYGPPGTGKTLMARQIGTMLNAREPKIVNGPQILDKYVGESEANVRRLFADAEEEEKRLGPNSGLHIIIFDEIDAICKSRGSVAGNTGVHDTVVNQLLAKIDGVEQLNNILVIGMTNRRDMIDEALLRPGRLEVQMEISLPDEHGRFQILNIHTSRMKDYKKISPDVDLRELATLTKNFSGAELEGLVRAAQSTAMNRLIKASSKVEVDPAAMEKLMVSRTDFLHALEHDVKPAFGTSAEKLDHLLIRGIINWGKPVAEILSDGNLYIQEARSAEGSGLVSVLLEGPPNSGKTALAAQIAKNSDFPFVKVCTPEDMVGFTESAKCLLIRKIFDDAYRSQLSCILVDNIERLLDYGSIGPRYSNLTLQALLVLLKKQPPRGRKLLVLCTTSRRQVLEDMEMLSAFSTTLHVPNLSTPDHLLSVLEEMDLFNKKEIVYLHAKLQGKRVFIGIKKLLCLIDMARQVEPKYRVPKFLSKLEEEGGLE from the exons ATGAAGGCAATAAGGTGTCCTACTGATGAACTTAGCATTACAAATTGTGCTATAATCAATCCAGATGATTTCCCAGATGATGTCAG GCACATTGAAGTTACCACTGCACCAAATCATCACTTTGTATTTACTATAAAACGACATCATGAAGTACCCAGAGGAACTGTTGGATTTAGTTTACTTCAGAGGAAATGGGCCACTCTTTCCCTTAATCAGGAAATTGAAGTTCGACCATATCATTTTAATCCTACCTCCAGTACAGAATGTTTATGCACTATTGTATTAGAAGCAGACTTCTTGCAAAAAAAATC GACTACTTTGGAACCATACAATACTGATGAAATGGCTAAAGATTTTCTGTTGCAATTTTCGGGGCAGGCATTCACCGTGGGTCAACAACTGGTGTTTCAGTTCAAGGATAAAAGAATGCTTGGCCTCGTAGTTAAAAGTTTGGAAGCTGCTGATATATCTGCTATAAGTTCTGGACAAAATACAGTATCTAAAAAAACTCAAATGGGGCGTTGTTTGGGCGATACTGTTATACAGTTTGAAAAGGcagaaaattcaaatgtaaACCTTATTGGCAAAGCAAAGGGAAAAGTTATTCGCCAATCAATTATCAATCCAGATTGGGATTTTCAAAAAATGGGAATTGGTGGACTGGATAATGAATTCAGTGCTATTTTTCGAAGAGCATTCGCGTCACGAGTTTTTCCGCCAGAAATTGTTACTCAACTGGGTTGTAAGCACGTAAAAGGGATTTTACTGTATGGTCCACCAGGTACAGGTAAAACGTTAATGGCAAGGCAGATAGGAACTATGTTAAATGCTAGAGAACCCAAAATCGTCAATGGCCCTCAGATTTTGGATAAATATGTTGGAGAAAGTGAAGCTAATGTTAGACGATTATTTGCTGATGCtgaagaagaggagaagagg cTTGGACCAAATAGTggattacatataattatttttgatgAAATTGATGCTATTTGTAAATCTCGAGGGAGTGTTGCTGGAAATACAGGAGTTCACGATACTGTCGTAAATCAGTTGCTCGCAAAAATAGATGGTGTAGAAcagttaaataatattcttgtTATTGGTATGACTAACAGACGAGATATGATTGATGAAGCTTTACTACGACCTGGTAGATTAGAG GTACAAATGGAAATCAGCTTGCCTGATGAACATGGAAGATTCCAAATACTTAATATTCACACATCTAGAATGAAAGATTATAAGAAGATATCACCAGATGTTGATTTAAGAGAACTAGCCACATTAACTAAAAATTTCAGTGGTGCAGAATTAGAAGGCCTAGTTAGAGCTGCACAAAGTACTGCTATGAATAGATTAATTAAAGCTTCTAGTAAGGTAGAAGTAGATCCTGCTGCAATGGAGAAACTTATGGTTTCCAGAACTGATTTTCTTCATGCTTTGGAACATGATGTTAAACCT GCATTTGGCACAAGTGCAGAAAAATTAGATCATCTTCTTATACGTGGTATTATTAACTGGGGCAAACCAGTGGCAGAGATTTTGTCTGATGgcaatttatatattcaagAGGCACGCTCTGCTGAAGGTTCTGGTCTTGTGTCAGTTTTGTTAGAAGGACCTCCAAATAGTGGAAAAACAGCACTTGCTGCTCAAATAGCTAAAAATTCCGATTTTCCGTTCGTCAAAGTATGTACACCAGAAGATATGGTTGGTTTCACAGAATCTGCAAAATGTCTTTTAATTCGAAAG atattCGACGATGCTTATCGTTCACAACTCAGTTGTATTCTAGTTGATAATATTGAGCGTTTGTTAGATTATGGTTCTATTGGTCCACGATATTCTAACTTGACTTTACAAGCGCTGTTAGTTTTACTGAAAAAACAACCACCGCGTGGTCGTAAATTATTAGTACTTTGTACTACAAGCCGCAG ACAAGTTTTAGAGGACATGGAAATGTTGTCAGCATTTAGTACAACTCTTCATGTACCTAATTTATCAACTCCTGACCATCTTTTAAGCGTTTTAGAAGAAATGgatctatttaataaaaaagaaattgtatatttacatGCCAAACTTCAAGGAAAACG agTATTTATTGGTATAAAGAAGTTGCTATGCTTAATAGACATGGCACGTCAAGTGGAACCAAAATATAGAGTTCCAAAATTCTTATCAAAATTAGAAGAAGAAGGTGGATTGGAGTAA
- the LOC139995324 gene encoding vesicle-fusing ATPase 1-like isoform X2: MKHTHIEVTTAPNHHFVFTIKRHHEVPRGTVGFSLLQRKWATLSLNQEIEVRPYHFNPTSSTECLCTIVLEADFLQKKSTTLEPYNTDEMAKDFLLQFSGQAFTVGQQLVFQFKDKRMLGLVVKSLEAADISAISSGQNTVSKKTQMGRCLGDTVIQFEKAENSNVNLIGKAKGKVIRQSIINPDWDFQKMGIGGLDNEFSAIFRRAFASRVFPPEIVTQLGCKHVKGILLYGPPGTGKTLMARQIGTMLNAREPKIVNGPQILDKYVGESEANVRRLFADAEEEEKRLGPNSGLHIIIFDEIDAICKSRGSVAGNTGVHDTVVNQLLAKIDGVEQLNNILVIGMTNRRDMIDEALLRPGRLEVQMEISLPDEHGRFQILNIHTSRMKDYKKISPDVDLRELATLTKNFSGAELEGLVRAAQSTAMNRLIKASSKVEVDPAAMEKLMVSRTDFLHALEHDVKPAFGTSAEKLDHLLIRGIINWGKPVAEILSDGNLYIQEARSAEGSGLVSVLLEGPPNSGKTALAAQIAKNSDFPFVKVCTPEDMVGFTESAKCLLIRKIFDDAYRSQLSCILVDNIERLLDYGSIGPRYSNLTLQALLVLLKKQPPRGRKLLVLCTTSRRQVLEDMEMLSAFSTTLHVPNLSTPDHLLSVLEEMDLFNKKEIVYLHAKLQGKRVFIGIKKLLCLIDMARQVEPKYRVPKFLSKLEEEGGLE, encoded by the exons ATGAAACATAC GCACATTGAAGTTACCACTGCACCAAATCATCACTTTGTATTTACTATAAAACGACATCATGAAGTACCCAGAGGAACTGTTGGATTTAGTTTACTTCAGAGGAAATGGGCCACTCTTTCCCTTAATCAGGAAATTGAAGTTCGACCATATCATTTTAATCCTACCTCCAGTACAGAATGTTTATGCACTATTGTATTAGAAGCAGACTTCTTGCAAAAAAAATC GACTACTTTGGAACCATACAATACTGATGAAATGGCTAAAGATTTTCTGTTGCAATTTTCGGGGCAGGCATTCACCGTGGGTCAACAACTGGTGTTTCAGTTCAAGGATAAAAGAATGCTTGGCCTCGTAGTTAAAAGTTTGGAAGCTGCTGATATATCTGCTATAAGTTCTGGACAAAATACAGTATCTAAAAAAACTCAAATGGGGCGTTGTTTGGGCGATACTGTTATACAGTTTGAAAAGGcagaaaattcaaatgtaaACCTTATTGGCAAAGCAAAGGGAAAAGTTATTCGCCAATCAATTATCAATCCAGATTGGGATTTTCAAAAAATGGGAATTGGTGGACTGGATAATGAATTCAGTGCTATTTTTCGAAGAGCATTCGCGTCACGAGTTTTTCCGCCAGAAATTGTTACTCAACTGGGTTGTAAGCACGTAAAAGGGATTTTACTGTATGGTCCACCAGGTACAGGTAAAACGTTAATGGCAAGGCAGATAGGAACTATGTTAAATGCTAGAGAACCCAAAATCGTCAATGGCCCTCAGATTTTGGATAAATATGTTGGAGAAAGTGAAGCTAATGTTAGACGATTATTTGCTGATGCtgaagaagaggagaagagg cTTGGACCAAATAGTggattacatataattatttttgatgAAATTGATGCTATTTGTAAATCTCGAGGGAGTGTTGCTGGAAATACAGGAGTTCACGATACTGTCGTAAATCAGTTGCTCGCAAAAATAGATGGTGTAGAAcagttaaataatattcttgtTATTGGTATGACTAACAGACGAGATATGATTGATGAAGCTTTACTACGACCTGGTAGATTAGAG GTACAAATGGAAATCAGCTTGCCTGATGAACATGGAAGATTCCAAATACTTAATATTCACACATCTAGAATGAAAGATTATAAGAAGATATCACCAGATGTTGATTTAAGAGAACTAGCCACATTAACTAAAAATTTCAGTGGTGCAGAATTAGAAGGCCTAGTTAGAGCTGCACAAAGTACTGCTATGAATAGATTAATTAAAGCTTCTAGTAAGGTAGAAGTAGATCCTGCTGCAATGGAGAAACTTATGGTTTCCAGAACTGATTTTCTTCATGCTTTGGAACATGATGTTAAACCT GCATTTGGCACAAGTGCAGAAAAATTAGATCATCTTCTTATACGTGGTATTATTAACTGGGGCAAACCAGTGGCAGAGATTTTGTCTGATGgcaatttatatattcaagAGGCACGCTCTGCTGAAGGTTCTGGTCTTGTGTCAGTTTTGTTAGAAGGACCTCCAAATAGTGGAAAAACAGCACTTGCTGCTCAAATAGCTAAAAATTCCGATTTTCCGTTCGTCAAAGTATGTACACCAGAAGATATGGTTGGTTTCACAGAATCTGCAAAATGTCTTTTAATTCGAAAG atattCGACGATGCTTATCGTTCACAACTCAGTTGTATTCTAGTTGATAATATTGAGCGTTTGTTAGATTATGGTTCTATTGGTCCACGATATTCTAACTTGACTTTACAAGCGCTGTTAGTTTTACTGAAAAAACAACCACCGCGTGGTCGTAAATTATTAGTACTTTGTACTACAAGCCGCAG ACAAGTTTTAGAGGACATGGAAATGTTGTCAGCATTTAGTACAACTCTTCATGTACCTAATTTATCAACTCCTGACCATCTTTTAAGCGTTTTAGAAGAAATGgatctatttaataaaaaagaaattgtatatttacatGCCAAACTTCAAGGAAAACG agTATTTATTGGTATAAAGAAGTTGCTATGCTTAATAGACATGGCACGTCAAGTGGAACCAAAATATAGAGTTCCAAAATTCTTATCAAAATTAGAAGAAGAAGGTGGATTGGAGTAA
- the Pch2 gene encoding pachytene checkpoint 2 protein, with translation MEGTDVLHVEICQNIDSTLSIEKIENLVYAEINALEDIALDTIMYGKDLTNSTLQTHIDSIICTCSHGERTHMKVQGATLKFHVYRLTTEFAATETMENDGESLPASSHWVLPSQEFHYLWESLYFDSNIKDNLLHFVETAMIFADHNINTNIICWNKVVLLHGPPGTGKTSLCKALAQKAAIRLGNRFTHGEFVEINSHSLFSKWFSESGKLVVKLFNEIRSLLENPQALVCVLIDEVESLAHSRKSYNNGSEPTDSIRVVNALLTQLDQIKRYPNILILTTSNLSEAIDIAFVDRTDMKQYIGPPSHQAIYKIYTSCLKELMRTKLMEPEEIYDLSCLKKMGYEETFQTKNSLKLMELSQESVNLSGRVLRKIPFLAHAFHLKTKKCTLSRFLRAMHIAIEREKENTEEIF, from the exons atggaaggAACCGATGTTTTGCACGTGGAAATCTGTCAAAATATCGACAG CACACTTTCTATAgaaaaaatagagaatttAGTATATGCTGAAATAAATGCATTAGAGGATATTGCTTTAGATACCATTATGTATGGAAAAGACCTGACAAACTCCACTTTACAGACCCATATTGATTCTATAATATGCACTTGCAGTCATGGAGAG AGAACTCACATGAAAGTACAAGGAGCTACTCTAAAGTTTCATGTATATAGATTAACTACAGAGTTTGCAGCTACAGAGACAATGGAAAATGATGGAGAAAGTCTTCCAGCCTCATCCCATTGGGTATTACCATCAcaagaatttcattatttatggGAGAGCCTTTATTTTGATTCCAACATAAAGGATAAC CTACTTCACTTTGTGGAAACAGCAATGATATTTGCAGACcataatattaatactaaCATCATAtgttggaacaaagtggtacTATTACATGGGCCACCAGGTACAGGAAAAACTAGTTTATGTAAAGCCCTTGCTCAGAAGGCTGCTATTCGTTTAGGTAATAGATTTACACATGGCGAATTTGTTGAGATAAATAGCCATAGTTTATTTTCAAAGTGGTTTTCAGAG AGTGGTAAATTGGTTGTGAAATTATTCAATGAAATAAGAAGTCTTTTAGAAAATCCGCAAGCATTAGTTTGTGTCTTGATTGATGAGGTAGAATCCCTGGCGCATAGCCGGAAATCTTATAATAATGGATCGGAACCCACTGATTCCATAAGAGTAGTGAATGCCTTATTAACGCAACTAGACCAAATAAAACGATatccaaatattttaattttaacaactAGTAATTTATCAGAGGCCATTGACATAGCATTCGTCGATAGAACAGATATGAAGCAATATATTGGACCTCCTTCGCATCAAgctatatacaaaatttatacttcCTGTCTTAAAGAATTAATGAgg aCAAAACTAATGGAACCAGAAGAAATTTATGATTTATCATGCTTAAAAAAGATGGGCTATGAAGAAACATTTCAGACAAAGAACAGTCTTAAATTAATGGAGCTCAGTCAAGAGAGCGTGAACTTAAGTGGACGAGTTTTAAGAAAAATACCATTTTTAGCTCATGCTTTCcatttgaaaacaaaaaagtGTACTCTAAGTCGATTTTTAAGAGCCATGCACATAGCgattgaaagagaaaaggaaaatacagAAGAGATATTCTAA